One genomic region from Tachysurus fulvidraco isolate hzauxx_2018 chromosome 14, HZAU_PFXX_2.0, whole genome shotgun sequence encodes:
- the setd1bb gene encoding histone-lysine N-methyltransferase SETD1B-A isoform X1, protein MMSDSFEKEGQGDNECVDSGAERTPNWCSYKLLVDPVLDSGKEKLYRYDGLHFSSPNPGIHPPEVRDPRIARFWTKFKETNLPVPKFKVDENYVGAPKEVTFSRLNDNIKASFLTDMCRKFGEIQEVEVLFNPRNKKHLGIAKVVFETVRGANEAVQKLHTTSVMGNHIHVELDPRGEKRTRYFQLLVSGLYTPFTLPLGEEAWGPQSPTYSSDSHNEYDPVKRLSHGFLSSSSTLLGSTPFDCSTPMSMDTAYSSMHQDTPCSFWQDTPHGSPTSHSNPGTPPHCESLANETTDTHTDTHASKQSTPFITSESQHTYHNPHLVQLTPHTPNTREGSLINVTQISWTSKGHMVSGGQSNKTVGRASRGGHKDRVWGTKYQNAYNRRPEHHYVHRPVLNRYRYRSGCTKNLVPLVTFQGSSAAETQPDKSLIHSSSSTNIPTGQKSMEAPTGSIDKEPIQPVPERGNLCQIQTLCSQPLRKSFDVLQKTPGNIFNSPLNVPDVQEHDKAAIQTPERCISPEPEQSPSSGSFPPEQVPSSLDSRIKMLLGTQSSDAEENENSEDRVSLNIPQLSSKSRPPSPQSPDSSPTRNFHAASSHSSSTQHTSSMSGFEDVSPFPLPDSAEEVEETRPSNEDLSNIPVISNVCPTTRPAQEPSHQTAMTMLPLRQEPSEQPIGPGTCSSPAAPVFPLLPPPVLLPPPAFPTLPPPVLPPVLVRIPPPLPPPSNLSVSLSPFCLTPKIPVGQMNRPSRWTNPPAPPPSAPLPIPTRITQGKSHTVFPPPFSILPPPTPFTVVDGVRHAPCPTFNTAVIPGYRAPWPPPHLPVFDPSVPPPGYVPVTKSLHKATVDGVMAAVAAELRLIVKKDIHRRMVEGVAFAAFDQWWDEKEHAAKTTMAPVKSGENKEKEPVKNRVLEPWQTAEGTDGVIIGTGLGLGLRSALKLPSFKVKRKDPSGEDSVEAKKSRPSSPPGHTHSEETGQFSGLSLQKAGQETHTHDEEADEPQKEPGVSEIKRRHARPLELESDEEEEQEEEEEMKNSGNEEKLGSEQEENKKKNISDTNQDDDEGEGEGDRKQGSCSAVKGEGREEKLSAVREDETHSDKEVISIASSESSSIADYESTHSSRSDSSSSDESRYSSDCEESEENIEDDGESPCSEAPQEERAAEEIWISSDDDVEEYVSHTPSRSSPNSWEDELAPPLTPSAPLSNDGDPDDALLDIDPQEELRVEVFLHSYGCQDPVTQHLSNKLELYDPALVSPAHEPLELQSPPLTTYREFSSDEGSDTDTNVLLEDSVNLRPPTPTGSLSSEPELELRYGLSLSAPDDVELPCTPGGSCETETGTLVLSPAPTPPLPPPPSPTGFYLISSPTLYLSPLPPALSSSYPAYEETPKTPGRTNREEQSYHTAAITREAVLRMATHSPFSPSFLSVSPYTGSGVPRTPGRETNPSSPLSEDIDVHFHQREHRTYRSQSYYSQQIHIHSTSSSPHSSSDSSSSDTQDLSFSTHQLTRFDDLGKRRERMQRKRRMILSQRNRRNKDDFQHMPVLVSSAKSSPCDAAPCLSKELADQAKKPLQGLENRLENRLQQEPQESQRSLKPLYPWRKRKSWPHTSLFAPRSRRRERLLIDAVWTKGVNMEEISHLKATYEKMLLQNNTFDWLKSTHWVPHPPSSVPLEWPPKLPCGSRYHTTASARTEGFYVISKRDKLRYLRHTHTASGEPTADTQVGINVSAQLPSSSRSGSDFRAEQRRLLSSFSCDSDLLKFNQLKFRKKRLRFCRSRIHDWGLFAEEPIAADEMVIEYVGQSIRQVIADMRERRYEQEGIGSSYLFQVDQDTIIDATKCGNLARFINHSCNPNCYAKVITVEAKKKIVIYSRQPISVNEEITYDYKFPIEDEKIPCLCGAENCRGTLN, encoded by the exons ATGATGAGCGACAGCTTCGAGAAGGAGGGACAGGGAGATAACG AATGTGTTGATTCTGGAGCGGAAAGAACGCCCAACTGGTGCAGCTACAAACTGCTTGTTGATCCGGTGTTGGACAGTGGAAAGGAAAAGCTCTATCGCTATGATGGACTGCATTTCAGCTCGCCT AATCCTGGAATTCATCCACCAGAAGTCAGAGACCCCAGAATTGCTCGTTTTTGGACCAAATTTAAAGAGACGAATCTGCCGGTCCCCAAGTTCAAG GTTGATGAGAATTATGTCGGCGCACCGAAGGAGGTGACGTTCAGCAGGCTGAACGACAACATCAAGGCCTCCTTCTTAACGGACATGTGCCGAAAGTTTGGAGAGATCCAAGAGGTGGAGGTTTTGTTCAATCCCAGGAATAAGAAACATTTAGGAATAGCCAAAGTCGTTTTTGAAACCGTCCGAGGAGCCAATGAGGCGGTGCAAAAACTACACACTACTTCAGTTATGGGAAACCACATTCATGTGGAGTTGGACCCAAGAG GAGAGAAGCGGACACGATATTTCCAGCTGCTTGTCAGTGGGTTGTATACTCCCTTTACTCTTCCTTTAGGGGAAGAGGCCTGGGGACCACAGTCACCAACCTACAGCTCTGACTCTCACAAC GAGTATGACCCTGTGAAGCGACTGTCTCATGGATTTCTGTCTTCATCTTCTACGCTCCTCGGCTCCACCCCATTTGATTGCTCCACCCCTATGTCCATGGACACTGCCTATTCGAGCATGCATCAGGACACTCCGTGTAGTTTCTGGCAGGACACTCCACATGGCTCGCCGACATCTCACAGTAACCCGGGAACCCCGCCGCACTGCGAGAGCCTTGCGAACGAAACAACAGATACGCACACTGATACACACGCTTCAAAACAGTCAACTCCATTCATCACCTCTGAATCCCAACACACCTATCACAACCCTCACTTAGTCCAGCTAACACCACATACGCCAAATACAAGGGAGGGGTCTTTAATAAACGTTACTCAAATTTCTTGGACCTCTAAAGGGCACATGGTATCAGGAGGCCAGTCCAACAAAACAGTTGGCAGGGCTTCTCGAGGCGGGCACAAGGATCGTGTATGGGGCACTAAATACCAAAATGCATATAACCGTAGACCGGAGCATCACTATGTGCACAGACCTGTACTCAACAGATATCGCTATCGTTCGGGATGCACGAAAAATCTAGTGCCGTTAGTTACATTTCAAGGATCTTCAGCTGCTGAGACACAGCCAGATAAGTCTCTTATTCACAGTAGTAGTAGCACGAATATACCTACAGGACAAAAATCCATGGAAGCGCCTACAGGTAGTATTGACAAGGAACCAATTCAGCCAGTACCCGAGAGGGGAAACTTGTGTCAAATACAAACATTGTGCTCACAGCCATTGAGAAAATCTTTCGATGTTCTTCAAAAAACTCCTGGTAACATCTTTAACTCTCCTCTCAATGTTCCTGATGTACAAGAGCATGACAAGGCTGCAATACAAACCCCAGAACGGTGTATCTCCCCTGAGCCAGAGCAAAGTCCCTCATCAGGGTCGTTTCCTCCGGAACAAGTGCCAAGCAGCCTGGACTCTCGTATAAAAATGCTCCTGGGCACTCAGAGTTCAGATGCAGAAGAGAATGAAAACTCAGAAGATCGGGTTTCCCTAAACATTCCTCAACTGTCCTCCAAATCTCGTCCTCCTTCTCCACAATCCCCTGATTCCTCACCTACCCGGAATTTCCATGCAGCTTCCAGTCACTCTAGTTCCACGCAACACACTTCATCTATGTCGGGTTTTGAGGACGTGAGTCCATTTCCACTCCCGGACTCAGCAGAGGAAGTAGAGGAAACTCGACCAAGCAACGAGGATCTGTCAAACATACCCGTCATTTCGAATGTCTGTCCAACAACACGGCCGGCTCAGGAACCTTCTCACCAAACAGCTATG actATGCTGCCTCTAAGACAAGAACCTTCTGAGCAGCCTATTGGACCCGGGACCTGCTCTTCCCCTGCTGCTCCTGTATTCCCGTTACTTCCTCCACCTGTTCTCCTACCTCCACCAGCCTTTCCTACTCTACCACCACCAGTTCTGCCTCCTGTACTGGTTCGAatccctcctcctcttcctcctccatcaAACCTCTCTGTATCTCTATCACCGTTCTGCTTAACACCAAAGATCCCTGTAGGACAAATGAACAGGCCCTCCAGGTGGACTAACCCTCCAGCACCTCCTCCTTCTGCACCTCTTCCTATCCCGACTAGAATAACCCAGGGGAAATCCCACACTGTTTTCCCACCTCCTTTTTCCATTCTTCCTCCCCCGACACCCTTTACAGTTGTGGATGGGGTCAGACATGCACCATGTCCAACTTTTAATACGGCTGTCATCCCTGGCTACAGGGCGCCATGGCCTCCCCCACACCTACCTGTGTTTGACCCTTCAGTGCCGCCTCCGGGTTACGTGCCTGTGACCAAGTCACTCCACAAGGCTACGGTCGATGGAGTAATGGCTGCTGTAGCTGCAGAACTCAGGCTCATAGTGAAGAAAGACATTCATCGTAGGATGGTTGAAGGCGTTGCCTTTGCAGCATTTGACCAATGGTGGGATGAGAAGGAACACGCCGCTAAG ACAACGATGGCTCCAGTGAAATCtggagaaaataaagagaaagaaccTGTGAAGAACAGAGTTTTGGAGCCATGGCAGACTGCAGAGGGGACAGACGGCGTAATAATAGGCACAGGACTGGGGTTGGGTCTGCGCTCTGCCCTCAAACTGCCTTCGTTTAAG GTGAAGCGGAAGGATCCGTCCGGCGAGGACTCCGTAGAGGCTAAAAAGTCACGTCCGTCCTCTCCGcctggtcacacacactcagaggaaacGGGTCAGTTCAGTGGTCTCAGTCTGCAAAAAGCAGGACAGGAGACACACACCCACGATGAGGAAGCAGACGAGCCCCAGAAGGAACCGGGAGTGTCTGAGATAAAGCGGCGCCATGCCAGACCTCTGGAGCTGGAAAGCGATGAGGAGGAAgaacaggaagaagaggaggagatgaAGAACTCTGGGAATGAGGAGAAGTTGGGTTCTGAGCAAGaggagaacaagaaaaaaaatatttcagataCCAATCAG gatgatgatgagggagaaggagaaggtGACAGAAAGCAGGGGAGTTGTTCAGCTGTAAAGGgagaaggaagagaagagaagcttTCAGCTGTGAGAGAGGATGAAACTCACTCAGACAAAG AGGTAATTAGCATAGCGTCTTCAGAATCCTCCTCCATCGCAGATTATGAATCCACACACTCCTCGAGATCCGATTCCAGCTCGTCTGACGAGAGTCGTTACTCTTCCGACTGCGAGGAGTCTGAGGAAAACATCGAGGATGATGGAGAAAGTCCGTGTTCTGAAGCGCCACAGGAGGAGAGAGCAGCGGAGGAGATTTGGATCTCAtcagacgatgatgttgaagaatACGTATCTCACACCCCCTCTCGATCTTCCCCAAACTCCTGGGAGGACGAGCTCGCCCCGCCTCTGACTCCATCCGCTCCGCTGTCTAACGATGGTGACCCAGATGACGCGCTACTAG ACATCGATCCACAGGAAGAGCTGCGAGTGGAAGTGTTTCTTCACAGCTACGGCTGCCAGGATCCAGTCACACAGCACTTGTCAAACAAACTCGAGCTGTATGACCCGGCTCTGGTTTCTCCAGCCCACGAGCCTCTGGAACTGCAGAGTCCACCATTGACAACTTATAGAGAGTTTTCCTCTG ATGAGGGGTCGGACACGGATACGAATGTATTACTGGAGGATTCTGTGAACCTCAGACCCCCCACACCAACAGGCTCTCTGTCAAGTGAGCCCGAGCTCGAGCTAAGGTACGGGCTATCGCTCTCTGCTCCCGATGACGTAGAACTGCCCTGTACTCCCGGAGGCAGTTGTGAAACAGAGACAGGAACTCTCGTTTTATCCCCTGCTCCTACTCCGCCTCTCcctcctccaccttctcctACTGGCTTCTATCTAATCTCCTCTCCTACACTGTATTtgtctcctcttcctcctgctctctCATCCTCCTATCCTGCCTATGAGGAAACTCCTAAAACACCAGGCAGAACTAACAGAGAGGAACAGTCATATCATACAGCAGCGATTACGCGAGAAGCAGTGCTTAGGATGGCGACGCACAGCCCGTTCTCTCCTTCCTTTCTCTCAGTATCACCGTACACAGGAAGCGGGGTCCCCAGAACTCCGGGACGGGAAACTAATCCGTCCTCGCCTCTTTCCGAGGACATCGACGTCCATTTTCATCAGCGGGAGCACCGGACATATCGGAGTCAAAGCTACTACTCACAACAAATCCACATCCACAGCACCAGCTCCTCTCCTCACTCCTCAAGTGATTCCTCAAGTTCAGACACACAAGATTTGAGCTTTTCTACACATCAGCTGACTCGTTTTGATGATCTCGGGAAGAGAAGAGAGCGGATGCAGCGCAAAAGGAGAATGATCCTGtcacagagaaacagacgaaACAAGGACGATTTTCAACACATGCCTGTGCTAGTTTCGTCTGCTAAATCATCACCATGTGATGCGGCTCCATGTCTGAGCAAGGAACTAGCAGATCAGGCCAAAAAGCCACTGCAGGGACTCGAGAACCGATTAGAAAACAGGCTTCAACAGGAGCCACAGGAGAGCCAGAGATCCCTAAAACCGCTGTACCcgtggagaaagagaaagtcaTGGCCTCACACTTCTTTGTTTGCCCCTCGGTCCAGACGGAGAGAAAGGCTGCTTATCGATGCCGTCTGGACTAAAGGAGTGAACATGGAGGAGATCAGCCACCTGAAGGCCACATACGAGAAGATGCTCCTGCAAAACAACACCTTCGACTGGCTCAAAAGCACACACTGGGTTCCTCATCCTC CAAGCAGCGTTCCTCTGGAATGGCCACCAAAACTGCCATGCGGGTCTCGTTATCACACGACTGCATCCGCACGCACAGAGGGATTTTACGTCATCAGCAAGAGGGACAAACTGCGCtacctcagacacacacacaccgcctcAGGAGAGCCGACTGCAGACACTCAGGTGGGAATT AATGTGTCAGCTCAACTTCCCTCGTCATCCCGTTCCGGTTCGGATTTCCGAGCAGAACAGCGGCGCCTGCTCTCCTCCTTCAGCTGCGACAGCGACCTGCTCAAGTTCAACCAACTGAAG TTCCGTAAGAAGAGGCTGCGCTTCTGCAGAAGTCGCATCCATGACTGGGGATTGTTTGCAGAGGAGCCGATAGCTGCGGATGAGATGGTGATCGAATACGTCGGACAGAGCATACGGCAG GTGATAGCCGACATGCGAGAGAGGCGCTATGAGCAGGAAGGCATCGGCAGCAGCTACCTGTTCCAAGTCGACCAGGACACCATCATCGACGCGACCAAGTGCGGCAACCTGGCCAGGTTCATCAACCACAGCTGTAAC CCAAACTGCTACGCTAAAGTCATCACTGTAGAAGCCAAAAAGAAAATAGTCATCTATTCTCGCCAGCCGATCAGCGTCAACGAAGAGATCACGTACGATTATAAATTCCCCATCGAGGACGAGAAGATCCCCTGCCTGTGCGGAGCCGAAAACTGCAGAGGAACCCTGAACTAG